Part of the Verrucomicrobiia bacterium genome, CGCGCCGTGTTTGGTGAGCGGACTGATGACGAGCGCCTCGGTGCGATGCGCGTCAACGTGGTCGGGGCCGTTTTGCGCATCGTCTTCGATGACAAAAATCGCGGTGGTCGGCCAAAATTTGGAACGGCTCACGCCTTCAACTAATTTCCCGAGCGCGGCATCGTTTTCGGCAACGTACGCGGTCGGAGTCAATTTTCCGGCGCTGACTCCGTGCGTGTGGTCATTGGGCAAGCGCACGATTTGGAGACGCGGCATGTCGCCCTCTTTTTCGTAGCGTTTCATTTCGGATAGAAAACGGCCGGCGCGGTCGGCGTCCTTATAATCGAGATCAAAGCTGCGATAGAGCGGATCGTAATGGCCTTGCAACGCCTTGATGTGCGTCGTGGCTGGCTGGCCAGCTACTTTGGCATTTTGAACGAACTCGCCGTAACTGCGATAAGTGATTCCCGCTTCGCGCGCGCGGTCCCAGATATATCCACTCGAAGGCCATGAGATAGGAAAGACGCCTTCGCTCGGATAGGGAAATTTATTGGACTTTTTGTGGCCATAATTCAGCGGCCAGGTTTTCTCCACATAATCGCTGGCGTAGGCGGCCATGGACCATTCGTGGCCGTCGGCGCTGACTTCGGCATCGGCATAAAAATTATCCAGCAAAACAAATTCGCGCACGAGCTTGTGAAGGTTCGGCGTGACCTGATCGGGAAAGAGGCAAAGCTTGGGATCGCCGTTGCCTTGAGGAAGATCGCCGAACACCTGATCATAAGTGCGATTCTCCTTGATGATATAAATGCAGTGCGTGATGGGGCTCGGGTCGCCAACTTTTGCGGGAACGGGATTGCCGGCGGGTTGGGCAATCGTGGCGGAAAAGTCCGGGCGCAAGGGGCTGCACTTGAGCACTTCCGCTGTCCATGCGGCCAGGCGCTGGTCCAGTTCCGCGCGCGGAGGAATATCCACGATGCTCAACGTGCCGACAAAAAGGTCCGCGATATATTCCGCTTTGGCTTTCTTTTTTGTGCGACCAGGAGTCGGCTGCGGTCCCTCGGGATTCGCGCGCGCAACATTGCCTTTGCCGTTGGTGATCAAAAGATGGCGGCCATCGGGAGTCACGCGCACGCATGTGGGATACCAGCCGGTGGGAATGAAACCGAGGCTGCGGCTCTCGCCGGATTTTTCGAGATCGAAGACGGCAACCGCATTGATATTGGCATTGGCCACGAAGAGCAATTTATCATCGGGTGAAAGCGCGATGCTGTTGGGCGTGGAGCCGAGTGGTGATTGTGGATAGAGCGTGGCGCTAAGGGTTTCGACGGCACGGCCGGATTGGGTATCGAGAACGGTGACGGTGTTTTCGTTGGCATTGGCGACGAAAAGCTTTTTGCCGTCGTGACTCAGAACCAGGTCGCATGGATGCGAACCGGTGCTCCATCGTCCGATGACTTCGCCGGATTTAAGGTCCAGTACCGCGACGGAAGCGCCACCCCAAAGGCTCACGTAGAGCCGGTCGCGGCGCGAATCCACCACGCAGCCGTAGGGATAAACGCCATTGTTGTCAGCCACGAATTCGGTGGCTTCGGCGCGTTTGTTCGCAGCCGCCGTGTCGAAGTCTTCGTTATTTTTTTTGGCGACGACTTGCGTCGGGGCAGCGTTGCTGATCAACGCAACATCATGCACCGAATTATCCTGAAGCGTGACTTCCGAGACGCGGTTGTTCCAAAGATTCGCCGCATAGAGTGTTCGGTCATCGGCATCCAGCGCCAGTCCGACGGGGACGCCGCGCTCCGAGACATCGCGCAGTTTGATGCGTTCGCGCCCGGACAATTTGCCATCGGCGAAATCGAAGGCAAAAATCTGCTCACCACTCGAGCCGCTGCAATATAATTTCTTGCCATCGTGCGAAAAGACAACGCCGTAAAACGATTCGGCCAGGTTCGCGCGCGCGGCCACTTGCTGGGTTTGCAGATCCACGATGATGACTTCGTGCTGGCTGTAACCGCTATGCAGGACGGCGACATATTTGCCGCCGGGATGCACGGACATGTTGACCGGAAAATCGCCCAACTCGACGTGCTTGCCCGCCGGGCGAATCGTCCATTGGTTAGGGAGAAGCATCGAGCCGTCAGGCTGCAACCCCGGCCAAAGTGCGGGAGCGTGGGTATCGGCTAAAGCGCAACTTGTGGAAAAGATCGCGCTTAAAATGACGGCTTTAAAAAATGAATGACTGGCTTTCAGATTAAATTTCATGCGAGTTGATGTTGCCAAATCATCCTGGAACGGCGTGCAACTTTTTGGAAACGATTCGGTGTCATTGTAACTCGCCGCTAACCACAAGTCGAGTTACAATAACTCGCAATCCGGCTTAGGGCGTGAGTCGTTGAAAATCAATCCGGCGCACGTAGCCGAGGTCATTTTCCACGATGAGAAGATTGCCGTTTTTGTCCATCGAGACGGAACGCAACTGGCCAAACTTGATGCCCGGAGTGAAAAACCATTGGCCATCGCCCGCATGGGCATCTCCCGAACCGTTGACCAAAATATGTATGATGCCGGTGGCGTCCACATAAAGAAATTGCGCGCCGTTATCGGTGGCCAGAAAATAACCGCCGCAGGGCGGCTGCCAGACCCCGCGAACGTCGTTGAGGCCATTGGTCAGCGCGAGCGTGTTGTTGACCACGGGGCTGGTGCTGCCATTGCCGAACAGCAGCGTGCGATTACCGGTGCCCGCCGCTACCGCCCAGACGGTATTGTCATCCCGATCCGTGGCGATGATATTTGTGCCGCTGACGATGATATTGCCGAGGTCATCGAATTGACTGTTCAAATTGAAACTGCCGCCGGTTGGAGTCCATTGCCGCAAATGACTGCTGGAGGCATAATAAACCAGCGTCTCGTTGGAATTCACCCACAAACCGCGGCCGCTGGTGATGCCTTTGCTGTCGGTGAAGAGCGTCGTCATGATGCCATTGGTGGCGAGGCGGCGGATTTTTCCATTGCCCGTATCAAGCACATACACCGTGCCATCGCCGCGTACCCACAAACCATTTGGCTGATTCATCGCGACGTTGATGGCGAGCGTGGCGGTGTCCGGGCCATTTCCGGAAATATGCGTGCCGGCGACGGTGTGGATACGGCCGTCGAGCGTGACCTTCTCGACGGCGTGGGTGTTTTTATCCACGATATAGACATTGCCAGCGTCATCGGCCATGGCGAAGTGCGGACGCGACAACGCGGCGTTGGTGGCGAAACCGCCTTCAAAACTTGGCTGCCAATAATTGATGTTGTCCGTACCCGGATCGGCGCCGCTGCCCGCGATGGTGTGCAACACGCCATACGACTGCACCAGATTCGTGAAAGCAAACGGTGTATTCGTGGATAGATCCACCGCGCGCAAACGGAAAAAACTGTTCGATGCGAGTGGCGAAAAAAGACCCGTGGCATTGGCGTTCGTGGTGAAGAAATTTTGCTGGGGCATCCAAGTTGTCTGGCCGCTTAATTGCGATGCGGATTCCACCGTGCAGACGCCATTGGTAAAAGCATTAGCCCACGAAATCTGGCCGTTGGAATTGAAGGATTGAATTTGAAAGTTGTTTCCCGCCGCCCGGGCCAAACCGGGGCACAACCACAAAAACCAAAGCAACTTTCTAATACGCATTATGGAAGAACCAAGGTAGCACTTATCGCACGCGACAGCTATAACAAACTGCGCAGGTAAAATTTGAACGGGTCTTAAAACGAAGTATCGTTTCTATCCTGGCTACGGGCGCGAAAGTCTCAATAAAACCGTCTATGAACAACGGCTTGATGTCGGATATTTTTTAATATACGAACAGACTGTCTTGCATCAATCGTTAGGTGGCATTGACATGAGCAATTCTCCACAACATTTGAAACATTCTGTCGGAGTACCATTCTGGATTGGTTGCCTCGTCGGACCAATTTTGTTCATTATCTTTTGCGCGGCGTTGGGAATCTTCCAGAACAGTTTTACATTTTGGTTTTTCGCCGGCATTGGGGTTGTTGTCTTTGGTCCCGTTGGAGGCATGATTTCTCAAGCCAGTCATGACCTTTTTGTGGCACGCCGCTTGCGGCTGATTCACCTTTGGGATTTTCTCGCCTTCGCGGCTATTGCCATCGCGTTCGTTGTAGCGGGCGAGGCTTTATTTCACGCCCCCGGCAAGGAATCGGACATTAATATGTTCAAGAATCGCACCTTTGATATTGCCGGAGCGTTCGTCATGCTGATGGTGCTGGTTTACTCCATATCCAAGAATCCCAAGAATCTCGCGCATTTGTTATCACGGCAGACATGGATGGCAATTCTCTTGACCATCGCTTTGCTCGGAACTTGCGCCGGGATCTACAGGCTGACTGGATTTGACTTGAGTTGGATTATGGTGATTGGCACTGCACTCTGGGCAGCGACGAAGATTCATTTCAAGCGTTACGAGTCTGGCATTTCGTATCGGCCGGTTGTCTTGTTTTTCGGTTTCGTGTTACTTTGGTTCATCGCGTTTCCGTGGTATTTGGTTGTTCGCCACAAGATAAAGACGGGCACAGCGACTTTGAAAGATGGAGCTACAAATGGCTGACACCGGGGCGCGAAAGTCTCAATGTTTTAACGTCTTGATGAGAGGTAAATTTTAATATGCGAATTGGCAGCGGCGTTGGTGGTGAGTTCCTACGCGCGACATTATGGACATTTTTGGAAATACACACCCGAAACTGATGCCTCGGCACTTATTCTTTGGTGCCTTGGTCGTTCGCGAAAACACCGCAGTTCGAGCGAACGTAGAAAAACAAAACTATACTGTTTGCCCGCGCCATTGGTACATGGATGCGGACTTCAAATGCGAACGGTGCGGCCAAGAATTTACTTGGACTGCCGACGAGCAGAAGACGTGGTTTGAGGACTTCTCTTTCTGGATTGGTTCTCAGCCTCGTCAATGCAAGAAATGTCGCGCTGAGCTTCGCCGCCTAGTCGAGTTGCGAAAAGAGTATGATTCGACGGTTGCAGCAGCCCGGGAGCATGGGACGCTTGAACAAAAGAGGCGGATTATGGACATTGTGCTTGAGTTGCAGCAGGCGTTTGGAAATCTGCCTGAAAAGATGACGCAGACGATGGAATTGTTTCAGAGACAGCTTAAAAAGTAGGCGGTTCAACAATACTGCTCAAGCGAGATACCGACAGGTGCTTTAGAACGCTACTTTAAGCGCCTGCGCCTGCTGTGCTCGTCTCGCAGGTGCCCGTAGGTCTTCATGCACAGTGCTCCGCCGTCTTGGTGGCCTAACCAGCGTGATACCGTCGGAATATTCACTCCTTGCTCAATACAACTGGCGGCGAAAATGTGGTGCAAATTGCGCTGGACGTTGATATGCCAATCATCGTAAATGCGCTTGCCGCAGAACATTTGGACACGTAAACTGGTTGAACGATAGGCTGCCAGTTTAGCTCAGTGGTAGAGCAACGGTTTTGTAAACCGTCGGTCGTCGGTTCGACTCCGACAACTGGCTCCAATTTTCTCATTTTTTCAACTTCTTCGCAGGCAATTTCACCTTGGCCGAGTTGTGAATGCCCGGCGGTGCGGCAGCGCGCTATCTACCATGCCTAGATTTTTGATTGTCCGTTGCGGGACTTGGGACGACTGCGCGGCAGCGCAGCCCTGCCAGGTTAGTGGGGTGGAGGGTGCGAAGTCACGGTCTCGCGGGTACGCTCGCCCTCCCTTGGAGTTTTTGATTTTTTTGGGGGTGAAAAAAAGTGTGTCAATCCTTCCATAGGTTACAGAATTGAGGAGGGTTTATGAGACAATGGTGGGATGTTAAGTCAGTTTGATTGGTTGGATGGTTGGAACGGGGAATCAGGGAATATAAGCGGGCGTGGTGTTTTTTGCGGTGCGGGTGGATGGGGGCGTTGGCGGTGGCGGGAGGGTTCGATTGGCTTCAAAAATGTCTCATCCATTAATTAACCAAAATAAAATTATCCTAACCCCTATTATTATGTTGAGGAAATCACGTTCGGATGCGAGTTGGAATGCGTTGTCGCCGGAGCAGCAGTCCATTTTGGAGGGCTGGTTGTTTGATAATCATCTCAGTTATGTAAAGGCTTTGAAACGGGCGACGGAGGAGCTGGGTTTTACCGGGTCGCTGGCGAGTTTGAAGCGGTTTTACCAGCGGAAGTCGCAGGAGCGGATGGTGCGGGATTTGGCGGAGTCGAACCGGGACGCGGCGGAGATTGACGGGGTGAAGGTAGATGCGGAGCGGTTGCAGCGGGCGGGTTTGAAGATTTTGGCGCAGAAGTTTTTCCGGCGGATGCGGGATGAGGAGATTGCGGATGTGGGTTTGACGTCAAAGCTGGTGTTACAGGCGGAGGCGAACGGGATGAAGCGGGAGCGGTTGGAGGTGCAGCGCGCGAACCAGGAGTTGCGGCGGGAGCGGTTGCAGTTTGAGCGGGAGAGTTGGGAGTTTAGCGTGGTGGAGGAGGCGCTGGGGATGTTGCCGGAGTTGAATGAGTTGAAGTGGGCGCGGGACTCGGCGGCGGACCCGGATTTGGAGGATGAGCGGATCAATGCGATTCGGACGCGGTTGTTTGGGGCGGATGTGGTGAAGCGGTGTCCGGCGACGGCGGGGTTGCGAGTCGAAGAAAGGCGGCCGGAAGCGGACGATGGTTCGGATAAGTCCGCTTAGGCTCGGGTAAGGCCGGGTATGGAGGAAAACATTTTATGGATGCGATTGAGATTCGAGATGGGGAGCCCCTCTCTCCGGCTCTCTCCCCGCGCGGTCGCGGGGAGAGAGGGATGGAGTGCGGTGGTGGGCGATGGCGATGGGCGAAGGAAGTTACTTGGTGAATCTATGATTTCTTTCGTCCCTGAAGGGACTTGGTTTGTGGCGGAGGTAAACCCAGCAATAAATTGCTGGGCTAATATCTGCCGTCCCTGCGGGACTTGGGATGGCTGCGCGGCAGCGCAGCCCTGCCAGGTTAGAGGAAGGGGTGGAGCGGCGTGGTCGCGTCGCACTGCCTTGCGGATGGGGGCAAGGTGCGTCGTTAATAGTAATGATTTGCGGCTTGTTGAGGACTTGCTTTTTTATCACAGTGGCGAGATGAAAATTAAAAATCCTGGGATCATTCACAGTAAGGTTTCGCGCCGGAATTTTTTGCGGTTCACGGGCGCGGCATCGGTTACGGCGGCGGCGACCGCGCGCATGGGATTGCTGAATGTGGCTTCGGCTCGCGCGGAGGAGGTTGCCGCGGTTGCGGGAGGTAAAAAATACCCGATCGGGTTGGAGATGTATTCGGTGCGGAATGTGTTGGCGAAGGATTTGCCGGGGACGTTGAAGGCGGTGTCGAAGATGGGTTATGAGGTGGTGGAATTTTATGCGCCATATTTTAATTGGTCATTGTCCTACGCGAAGGATGTGCGGTCGCAGATGGATGATTTGGGATTGCGTTGTTTTTCGACTCATAATTCGTATGAGTCGTTCGCGCCGGGCGGCGGCATGGCCAAGGCGATTGAATTGAATCAAATTTTGGGGGCAAAAATTATCGTGCTGGCGTCGGCCCCGGGTGGAACGAAGGGCGTGGACGGCTGGAAGAACCTTTGCGAACGGTTGAGCGCGGCGACGGAGGAATTGAAAAAGCACGGGCTGACTGCGGGGTTCCACAATCATCAGGCGGAATGGACATCGCTCGAACCGGGCACGCGGATCATGGACGTGGTGGCGGCGAATACGCCCCACGAATTTGTGCTGCAACTGGACGTGGGGACCTGCGTGGAAGCGGGAGCGGACCCGGTGGCGTGGATCAAGGCGAATCCCGGGCGCATCCGCACGATGCATTTGAAGGATTGGGCGCCGGGTGCGGACAAGGGGTATCGCGTTCTGTTCGGCGAAGGTGTGGCGCCCTGGAAAGAAATTTTTGCGGCGGCGGAAACGACCGGCGGCATTGAATATTATTTGATGGAACAGGAAGGCAGCCGCTACGGCGAATTGGAGACGGTGCAACGCTGTCTGGAAAATTGGAAGCGCATGCGGAATGCGTAAGCGAATGTAAGAGATTGCAGCAAGGGAGGTTTGATAATTGGCATGTATATGCTTTAATGGAAGTTGTTGGCTGGGTTGCGTGGCGTAATCTTCACGAGGCCTGCGTGGGTGATTATTTCAGCACGACCTGTAATATATTAATAAACAGTTACTTATGCATGTATCATGGATGATTTAAATTCGGTGGAAAAATTCGTTTTTGTTGGCAACGTCAGTTTCGTTACCGGTTTTCCAATCCCCCGGCGAGTCTTGCATAATCTGGTTCTATTCGCTACTAACAGGTTGCCATGAGGCTGATTCCCTGCCTGATTTTGACCGGTGTGGTGTTTACGGTGGCGTCGCAAAGGACGTTCGCCCGGATGGAGTCTGCCGACGTCACTCTCGATTACGTGGCGAAGAAAGCCGAGGCGCGCGCGGCCAAGCCATTCCGTTCCCCGCGCGCCGACTTGCCGGATGTTCTGAAGGCAAGCAATCTGGATTACGACAAGTATCGCGAGATCCGGTTTCGCCATGATCAAGCGCTTTGGTCGGCGGAGAAGCTGCCGTTTGTCGTGGAATTTTTTCATCCGGGCTACCTTTACGAGGAGCCGGTGCATGTGAATGAATTTTCCTACGATTACGTTCAGCCGATCCGCTTCGTGCAGGATTTTTTCGACTACGGAAACCTGAAAATAAAAAATCAAATCCCGGTCACAACGGGCTACGCCGGGTTCCGGGTTTTGTGCGATTTGAATCGGCCGGGCCAACTGGACGAGCTGGGCGCTTTTCTGGGGGCGAGTTATTACCGGCTGCTGGGCAAGGGGCAGCATTACGGTGAATCCGCGCGCGGCCTCGCGCTGGATTGCGGCGAGACGGATCGTCCGGAGGAATTTCCCATCTTCACGGATTGGTGGCTGGGGAAACCGCAAACGAACGACACGCAGCTTCATCTGTTTGCGATCCTCGACAGCGTCAGTTGCACGGGCGCGTATGAATTTCAAATCCGGCCCGGTGAAACCACCACCGCGCAAATCGAGGCCGTGCTTTTCTTTCGCGAGCCGGCGGAAGTGCAAGCTGTGGATGCTAAAAAGAAGCCCATTGACTTGATCGGCATGGCGCCGTTGACGAGCATGTTTTGGTTTGGCGAAAATTCCGAGCGCAAGTTCGATGACTATCGTCCTGAAGTCCATGACAGCGACGGTTTGCTCATGCGTTTGGACAATAATGAAACCTTGTGGCGTCCGCTGAATAACGCGAAGACGATGCGCCATCAGAAATTCGCGACGAAGGAGTTGCACGGCTTCGGACTGTTGCAGCGCGACCGCGAATTCGCGGATTACCAGGACATATTTAATTCGTATCATCTCGTGCCGAGCGTATGGATCGAGCCAAAAGGCCACTGGGGCGATGGCGAAGTGCATCTGGTGGAACTGAGCACGAGCTATGAAGGGCTGGACAATATCGTTGCTTTTTGGGAACCGAAAGTGAAACCACAGCCCATGCAGCCCTTCCATTTCGGCTACACGCAATTTTGGACGCGCGAAACGGACCGCAAGCTTTCGCCCAACAAAGTATTGGCCACGCGCATCGGGTTGGATCCGGCGCATCCGACGTGGCGGCAATTCGTGATTGATTTTGGCGGGCCGAAATTTGCCGCGCTGCCGGAAGGGATCGAGCCCGAAGTGATCGCGAGTTGCAGCGACAACGCGAGCATCACCGAGCGGTTGGTTTTCAAAATCCCGCAGACTAATGATTGGCGCGCGATCGTGAAAATGGAACCGAAGCCCGGCAATACCGATCCCGTGGATATCCGTTGCACCATGAAGAAAGGGCAGGATGTCCTCAGCGAAACATGGACTTACCTGTGGAGCCCGCCTTAAATATTTCCAGTGGCGCACCCAATCAGCCGGGCCGGCTGGCAGGGCGTTCGCTCGACGAATGGAACGCCGCCTATGGCAAGGTGGAAAGTTATTTCCACGCCTTGCGAGTGCGCAACAAAGTGTTGCTCGGACGCCTTGTCACTCAGGTGCTGGAACGCGCAATGCGCCGCGCGCCGAACGAACCGAAGCGTTCCGCGACGGAACTCGCCGCGGAGGA contains:
- a CDS encoding SMP-30/gluconolactonase/LRE family protein; translated protein: MKFNLKASHSFFKAVILSAIFSTSCALADTHAPALWPGLQPDGSMLLPNQWTIRPAGKHVELGDFPVNMSVHPGGKYVAVLHSGYSQHEVIIVDLQTQQVAARANLAESFYGVVFSHDGKKLYCSGSSGEQIFAFDFADGKLSGRERIKLRDVSERGVPVGLALDADDRTLYAANLWNNRVSEVTLQDNSVHDVALISNAAPTQVVAKKNNEDFDTAAANKRAEATEFVADNNGVYPYGCVVDSRRDRLYVSLWGGASVAVLDLKSGEVIGRWSTGSHPCDLVLSHDGKKLFVANANENTVTVLDTQSGRAVETLSATLYPQSPLGSTPNSIALSPDDKLLFVANANINAVAVFDLEKSGESRSLGFIPTGWYPTCVRVTPDGRHLLITNGKGNVARANPEGPQPTPGRTKKKAKAEYIADLFVGTLSIVDIPPRAELDQRLAAWTAEVLKCSPLRPDFSATIAQPAGNPVPAKVGDPSPITHCIYIIKENRTYDQVFGDLPQGNGDPKLCLFPDQVTPNLHKLVREFVLLDNFYADAEVSADGHEWSMAAYASDYVEKTWPLNYGHKKSNKFPYPSEGVFPISWPSSGYIWDRAREAGITYRSYGEFVQNAKVAGQPATTHIKALQGHYDPLYRSFDLDYKDADRAGRFLSEMKRYEKEGDMPRLQIVRLPNDHTHGVSAGKLTPTAYVAENDAALGKLVEGVSRSKFWPTTAIFVIEDDAQNGPDHVDAHRTEALVISPLTKHGAVDSTLYSTSSMLRTIELILGLKPMTQFDAAANPMYNSFQSEARLQPFVAVPANADLSETNALASWGQKLKLNFKKEDAINDFLFSEIIWRSVKKDGQPMPAPVHSGFVMTHKTDDDD
- a CDS encoding zinc-ribbon domain containing protein, coding for MDIFGNTHPKLMPRHLFFGALVVRENTAVRANVEKQNYTVCPRHWYMDADFKCERCGQEFTWTADEQKTWFEDFSFWIGSQPRQCKKCRAELRRLVELRKEYDSTVAAAREHGTLEQKRRIMDIVLELQQAFGNLPEKMTQTMELFQRQLKK
- a CDS encoding sugar phosphate isomerase/epimerase family protein; its protein translation is MRFTGAASVTAAATARMGLLNVASARAEEVAAVAGGKKYPIGLEMYSVRNVLAKDLPGTLKAVSKMGYEVVEFYAPYFNWSLSYAKDVRSQMDDLGLRCFSTHNSYESFAPGGGMAKAIELNQILGAKIIVLASAPGGTKGVDGWKNLCERLSAATEELKKHGLTAGFHNHQAEWTSLEPGTRIMDVVAANTPHEFVLQLDVGTCVEAGADPVAWIKANPGRIRTMHLKDWAPGADKGYRVLFGEGVAPWKEIFAAAETTGGIEYYLMEQEGSRYGELETVQRCLENWKRMRNA
- a CDS encoding glucan biosynthesis protein G gives rise to the protein MRLIPCLILTGVVFTVASQRTFARMESADVTLDYVAKKAEARAAKPFRSPRADLPDVLKASNLDYDKYREIRFRHDQALWSAEKLPFVVEFFHPGYLYEEPVHVNEFSYDYVQPIRFVQDFFDYGNLKIKNQIPVTTGYAGFRVLCDLNRPGQLDELGAFLGASYYRLLGKGQHYGESARGLALDCGETDRPEEFPIFTDWWLGKPQTNDTQLHLFAILDSVSCTGAYEFQIRPGETTTAQIEAVLFFREPAEVQAVDAKKKPIDLIGMAPLTSMFWFGENSERKFDDYRPEVHDSDGLLMRLDNNETLWRPLNNAKTMRHQKFATKELHGFGLLQRDREFADYQDIFNSYHLVPSVWIEPKGHWGDGEVHLVELSTSYEGLDNIVAFWEPKVKPQPMQPFHFGYTQFWTRETDRKLSPNKVLATRIGLDPAHPTWRQFVIDFGGPKFAALPEGIEPEVIASCSDNASITERLVFKIPQTNDWRAIVKMEPKPGNTDPVDIRCTMKKGQDVLSETWTYLWSPP